The Pyrenophora tritici-repentis strain M4 chromosome 2, whole genome shotgun sequence genome window below encodes:
- a CDS encoding MFS-1 multi-domain protein — protein sequence MSTSEANLNRGADRGMEDKQTRPQTPSEKEAIEAKEQNDSDDALSISSLPHSISSEHSAETHKPRPSDTKQRPVSLARTTSVNPEAVIVPRSQRRGLLARFALIPEVENPVHYARKTKWFVTFIVAFCAMAGPMGSAIVMPVLHEISTVFHANGTVTNLSVAVYMLSMAIFPLWWSSFSERLGRRTIYITSFLCFVLFGILSAISTSISMLIVFRTLSGGAAASVQAVGAGTIADIWETKERGRAMSFFYLGPLCGPLLAPIIGGALGAGLGWRSTQWFLVIYGGITVIFVILALPETLHRETNSPTNPTPPPPLNEKDTSSPLNRSQTRASTVQKTKSLLIQLRQIFIDPLRIVAWLRFPPVLLTVYYASITFGCLYILNISIQRTFAAPPYNFGTFLVGLLYIPNSLGYFLASIFGGAWIDRIMHREAKKAGRYDDRGALIFRPEDRMKENAWISAILWPTALIIYGWTARYGIHWIVPMISNFFFGIGSMLIFALVNTMLTEFMPKRAASGIALNNFVRNIFSSTGAMVAEPLLAAIGNGWLMTILGVWSVVTGCAALFAMSRWGERWRVRMVAEFR from the coding sequence ATGTCGACCTCGGAAGCTAACCTGAACCGAGGTGCCGACCGCGGCATGGAAGACAAACAAACAAGGCCGCAAACCCCATCAGAAAAAGAAGCTATCGAAGCAAAGGAGCAAAACGATAGCGATGATGCATTATCAATCTCGTCGTTACCGCACTCGATCTCCTCTGAGCACTCCGCGGAGACGCATAAACCGAGGCCTTCCGACACCAAGCAACGGCCTGTTAGTCTTGCAAGAACAACCTCTGTAAACCCAGAGGCTGTTATTGTGCCTCGCTCCCAACGACGCGGATTGCTTGCCCGCTTTGCTCTCATCCCTGAAGTCGAAAACCCCGTGCACTATGCCAGGAAAACGAAATGGTTCGTAACGTTCATAGTCGCCTTCTGTGCCATGGCAGGGCCAATGGGATCTGCCATTGTTATGCCAGTACTTCATGAGATCAGCACAGTATTCCACGCAAACGGGACCGTGACCAATCTGTCTGTTGCGGTGTACATGTTGAGTATGGCAATTTTTCCACTCTGGTGGAGTTCCTTCTCAGAGAGGCTCGGACGACGGACGATCTACATTACGTCTTTCCTTTGTTTCGTACTTTTTGGCATACTGTCGGCTATTAGTACTAGCATCAGCATGTTGATTGTCTTCCGAACGCTATCTGGCGGCGCAGCCGCATCAGTACAAGCAGTCGGTGCTGGAACGATTGCAGACATTTGGGAAACAAAGGAGCGGGGACGAGCGATGAGTTTCTTCTACCTTGGGCCACTGTGTGGACCACTCCTAGCGCCCATCATCGGTGGTGCACTGGGTGCTGGTCTAGGATGGCGAAGCACACAATGGTTCCTCGTTATATACGGCGGAATAACAGTAATATTCGTCATACTCGCCCTCCCCGAAACGCTGCACCGCGAAACGAATTCTCCTACCAACCCAACCCCACCGCCGCCCCTGAACGAGAAAGACACTTCTTCACCCCTGAATCGCAGCCAAACCCGCGCTTCGACCGTCCAAAAAACGAAATCCCTCCTCATACAACTTCGCCAAATCTTCATCGATCCCCTCCGTATCGTAGCCTGGCTCCGCTTCCCGCCAGTGCTACTCACCGTCTACTACGCCAGCATCACATTCGGCTGCCTGTACATTCTCAACATAAGCATTCAACGCACCTTCGCCGCGCCCCCTTACAACTTCGGCACCTTCCTCGTCGGCCTTCTATACATCCCAAACTCGCTCGGCTACTTCCTCGCCAGCATTTTCGGCGGCGCCTGGATTGATAGAATCATGCACCGCGAAGCCAAGAAAGCAGGGCGTTACGACGACCGCGGTGCCCTCATTTTTCGCCCTGAAGATCGCATGAAGGAAAACGCATGGATAAGCGCTATCCTCTGGCCCACGGCGCTCATAATATATGGCTGGACAGCGCGATACGGAATCCATTGGATCGTACCTATGATTTCAAACTTTTTCTTTGGTATCGGGTCTATGCTTATTTTCGCGCTGGTAAACACCATGCTAACGGAGTTTATGCCCAAGCGCGCGGCGAGCGGCATTGCATTGAATAATTTTGTGAGGAACATCTTTTCTTCTACGGGTGCGATGGTGGCGGAGCCGCTACTTGCAGCTATTGGGAATGGCTGGTTGATGACGATTTTGGGTGTTTGGAGCGTCGTCACTGGGTGTGCGGCGTTGTTTGCTATGAGTAGGTGGGGCGAGAGGTGGAGGGTCAGGATGGTGGCGGAGTTTCGTTAG
- a CDS encoding TPMT multi-domain protein, giving the protein MATQNQDRLRTHFSSVPDTAHNDRWDDLWKEANFLPWDRGHANPALIDLLDQRSRPLSSPDPNPSLGAPPPNSESPGYASLPSALSSDGRRRRVLIPGCGKGYDVALFAAHGYDAYGLEVSSHAADAARKYLEDPGKGPVEGEYSVRDEKVGKGAMKVVSGDYFEDTWLKDVEGWGADDGFDIIYDNTFLCALPPPLRPKWASRTASLLRRPSPNSTLSGGVLICLEFPTHKPVSSGGPPWSLPPLVHAELLKRPGRDIQYDDQGVVRKTDAEETDNALVKITHYTPKRTHDVGIIKGLVRDCVSMWRHKADCPEGARWH; this is encoded by the exons ATGGCAACGCAAAACCAAGATCGCCTCCGCACACACTTTTCCTCGGTTCCCGACACGGCCCATAATGATCGCTGGGACGATCTATGGAAAGAAGCAAAC TTCTTACCCTGGGACCGCGGCCACGCGAACCCCGCGTTGATAGATCTTTTGGACCAACGTTCTAGACCCCTTAGTTCACCGGACCCAAACCCTTCGCTGGGCGCGCCGCCACCAAACAGCGAGTCCCCAGGCTACGCATCGCTGCCGTCAGCACTGAGTTCAGATGGGCGACGCCGCCGAGTTTTGATACCGGGATGCGGCAAGGGATACGATGTAGCCTTGTTTGCCGCACATGGTTATGACGCGTACGGCTTGGAGGTCTCTTCTCATGCGGCCGATGCTGCGCGGAAATATCTCGAGGATCCAGGAAAAGGACCAGTAGAGGGGGAGTACAGTGTCAGAGATGAGAAGGTTGGCAAGGGGGCTATGAAAGTGGTGTCTGGTGACTATTTTGAGGATACATGGCTAAAGGATGTGGAGGGATGGGGTGCAGACGACGGATTCGATATCATTTACGATAATACT TTTCTGTGCGCCctcccccctcccctccGTCCGAAATGGGCATCTCGAACCGCAtctcttcttcgtcgtccGTCCCCAAACAGCACTCTCTCTGGCGGGGTACTCATCTGTCTCGAATTCCCTACACACAAACCCGTGTCTTCAGGTGGCCCCCCATGGTCCCTACCACCTCTGGTACATGCTGAGTTGCTCAAACGGCCGGGCCGAGATATACAGTACGATGACCAGGGTGTGGTTAGAAAAACCGATGCGGAAGAGACGGATAATGCGTTGGTCAAGATTACGCATTATACACCGAAGCGTACGCATGATGTTGGGATTATCAAGGGTCTCGTGCGGGACTGCGTGAGTATGTGGCGACACAAAGCGGACTGTCCGGAAGGTGCGAGGTGGCATTGA
- a CDS encoding cysteine protease (OTU family) yields the protein MSPPPHHPQTTVFNSAPATLPAELIPMAEAPSASGPETLEVLQARHRKEQRDLVSRITQKKKQASKKTRKSVNEECENLERDLKERQARELAVLNGEDLDAGDNDSPLDSEEETQDLQEDVSELSIDGGTPKSTESSINGDSSEARKKKPNRAKARLARRAAEQASIIAEAEREAANAPNPRELERECMETQLQKHGLALYEIRADGHCLYAAVADQLQTRELGLKPKIIIGDTGEKEMPAYKTVRSAAADWIQGHADDFSPFIEDPLPEHLRKIRETGEWGGHLELLALARTYRLRICVLHSDGRVDKIEAEDGAEDMEEIWLGYYKHSHGLGEHYNSLRKVG from the coding sequence ATGTCCCCACCACCCCACCATCCGCAAACCACTGTCTTTAATTCTGCGCCCGCTACATTGCCAGCCGAACTCATCCCAATGGCCGAAGCGCCTTCAGCGTCCGGACCGGAGACGCTCGAGGTCCTGCAGGCCCGACACCGCAAGGAACAACGCGATCTTGTGTCGCGCATAACGCAGAAGAAGAAACAAGCGAGCAAAAAGACCAGAAAGAGCGTAAATGAAGAGTGCGAGAATCTGGAACGCGACTTGAAGGAGCGGCAGGCGCGCGAACTCGCTGTGCTCAATGGAGAGGACCTGGACGCTGGCGACAATGACAGCCCACTAGACTCTGAAGAGGAGACACAGGACCTACAGGAAGATGTCTCCGAGCTCAGCATAGATGGTGGCACACCCAAAAGCACAGAGAGTAGCATCAATGGCGACAGCTCAGAAGCCAGAAAGAAGAAGCCAAATCGCGCAAAGGCCCGTCTTGCTCGGCGCGCCGCCGAACAGGCCTCAATCATCGCCGAAGCGGAGCGCGAAGCCGCAAATGCGCCGAATCCACGCGAACTGGAGCGCGAATGCATGGAGACACAATTGCAGAAGCATGGGCTCGCATTGTATGAGATCAGAGCGGACGGGCATTGCTTGTATGCTGCAGTTGCAGATCAGCTACAGACACGCGAGTTGGGGCTGAAGCCGAAGATTATCATAGGCGACACCGGAGAGAAGGAAATGCCGGCATATAAGACGGTCCGGTCCGCGGCGGCAGATTGGATACAGGGTCACGCCGACGACTTCTCGCCTTTCATAGAAGACCCTTTACCAGAGCACCTCCGAAAGATCAGGGAGACGGGCGAATGGGGCGGCCATCTGGAGTTACTTGCTCTTGCAAGGACGTACCGGCTGAGAATATGTGTTTTGCACAGTGATGGAAGGGTGGACAAGATCGAGGCAGAAGACGGGGCCGAGGACATGGAAGAGATATGGCTGGGTTACTACAAGCACAGTCATGGGTTAGGTGAGCATTACAACTCTTTGCGGAAGGTGGGATAA
- a CDS encoding PAT1 multi-domain protein, with protein MPFRDKEWEDFQRSCDFFPAYSDYLYDPDERLVVTQEPGLHPQIYPGLTFAPIQYTNSMPSRSYDTSENCQVQDSAASRRQSLRILISGHETLSGESSVRNTPGLDSRSEIGSPMVASKSRKGAQKISKKETKKRPRNAARRVAASPSSSQRPVRSTRQQAQTKQAPASAEPSLLRASSTTDVDDSFPPTPLAQSSTLPSATEMKQQEACVHARQLQQATGYPGSLRPTPEPSHHPHPHQSPRPSVEQPYYYTTRYPQQQMPPPPTTAYQPYTPPLSTNQQQIPLPPSTAYQPYTPPQSTSQQQMPPPRSPAYQLYTPPQSTSQQQMFPAQQQLVHNNATMQPRASLQLRQNINQHLPKVWKCLQIVQGMPVSANDQDAQKLRMQANEWLMMFKRSLPPDGHDYMMQVVCHMVSENKAGRWPLAFLGSGDMQQQGRG; from the exons ATGCCTTTCCGTGATAAAGAATGGGAGGACTTCCAGCGCTCCTGCGATTTCTTCCCTGCCTATAGCGACTACCTCTACGACCCTGACGAGCGCCTTGTCGTCACGCAAGAACCCGGTCTGCATCCTCAGATATATCCTGGGCTTACATTTGCGCCGATTCAGTATACTAACAGCATGCCTTCCCGGTCCTACGATACCTCTGAGAACTGTCAAGTGCAAGATTCCGCTGCTTCGAGACGCCAGTCTTTGAGAATACTAATTTCGGGGCACGAGACACTCAGTGGTGAGAGCAGTGTCCGGAACACGCCCGGCTTGGATTCACGCTCTGAGATCGGAAGCCCCATGGTTGCATCCAAGTCCCGGAAAGGTGCCCAGAAGATTTCCAAGAAAGAAACGAAGAAGCGCCCGCGAAACGCTGCTCGTCGAGTTGCAGCTTCACCGAGCTCGTCGCAACGACCAGTGAGATCGACTAGACAGCAAGCTCAGACAAAGCAAGCACCAGCATCCGCTGAACCGTCACTCTTGCGCGCATCTTCCACGACAGATGTCGACGATAGTTTTCCGCCTACTCCACTGGCCCAGTCAAGCACCCTGCCATCAGCGACTGAGATGAAACAACAGGAAGCTTGTGTACATGCTCGTCAGTTGCAACAGGCAACCGGTTATCCGGGATCTCTCAGACCAACACCAGAGCCTTCTCATCATCCGCACCCTCACCAGTCTCCACGACCAAGTGTCGAACAACCGTACTACTACACGACTCGCTACCCCCAGCAGCAGATGCCGCCACCTCCTACGACTGCATACCAACCGTATACGCCTCCGCTATCCACGAACCAGCAGCAGATACCACTGCCTCCATCTACTGCATACCAACCGTATACACCACCACAGTCTACAAGCCAGCAGCAAATGCCGCCACCTCGGTCGCCTGCATACCAACTGTATACACCACCGCAGTCCACAAGCCAGCAGCAAATGTTTCCGGCTCAACAACAA CTCGTACATAATAACGCTACCATGCAACCGCGTGCATCCCTTCAACTTCGTCAAAACATCAACCAACATCTTCCTAAAGTATGGAAATGTTTACAGATCGTCCAAGGCATGCCAGTTTCTGCGAATGATCAGGATGCACAGAAATTGAGGATGCAGGCAAACGAGTGGCTCATGATGTTCAAGCGCAGTCTGCCTCCCGACGGTCACGACTACATGATGCAGGTGGTATGTCATATGGTTTCGGAAAACAAAGCGGGCAGGTGGCCTTTGGCCTTCCTGGGATCTGGGGATATGCAACAGCAGGGTCGCGGTTAG
- a CDS encoding Tymo-45kd-70kd domain containing protein translates to MVNRRAARRAAACPPSAPSVPPLIAALDLPAELCSILRLQYDCNRASYISMTYANLSAYYNIHPTILMPPVPSRHQYYPRPTVHIDATIPTQLSRDGLDILPYIYLHTHYPHIHFVIHTSESEFQCNFHTFLIRHVQNKVDAWAEFLSQGSVQQVRLYYRYERTVDIVLKPGSKWANEWQCGVVSGRHECEESLEMKKKLGLTGIFHVWVAYFVVGSMEG, encoded by the exons ATGGTCAACCGCAGAGCCGCTAGAAGGGCTGCGGCATGTCCGCCGTCAGCGCCTAGCGTACCCCCCCTGATCGCAGCTCTAGATCTACCCGCAG AACTCTGCTCGATCCTGCGCCTTCAATACGACTGCAATCGCGCCTCCTACATCTCCATGACCTACGCAAACCTTTCCGCCTACTACAACATCCACCCAACCATCCTCATGCCCCCAGTTCCAAGTCGCCACCAGTACTATCCCAGACCCACCGTTCATATCGACGCTACAATACCCACGCAATTGTCTCGCGACGGCCTCGACATCCTTCCTTACATATACCTCCACACACACTACCCGCACATCCACTTCGTAATTCATACTAGCGAGAGTGAGTTTCAGTGTAACTTCCACACCTTTCTCATCAGGCATGTTCAGAACAAAGTCGATGCGTGGGCGGAGTTCCTCAGCCAAGGCTCCGTGCAGCAAGTGCGCCTGTACTATAGATACGAGAGGACCGTGGACATTGTTTTGAAACCGGGTTCCAAGTGGGCGAATGAGTGGCAATGCGGTGTTGTATCAGGGAGGCATGAGTGCGAGGAATCGTTggagatgaagaagaagcttGGGCTTACTGGAATTTTCCATGTATGGGTGGCATATTTTGTTGTGGGTAGTATGGAGGGGTAA